A window from Streptomyces sp. NBC_00335 encodes these proteins:
- a CDS encoding carbohydrate ABC transporter permease encodes MTTVVKAPGEAAAEKKRSAATGQPRGKNKSGSDGMVLNVFSHGFLAVWGILIVLPLIWLVLGSFKTDVQIGSSALSWPSNWHFDAFGRAWDKGIGDYFANTLIVMVFSVPLTMLLGSMAAYVLARYPFRGNRPIYYFFVSGAMFPVFLALVPLFFMVKRLDMLNSYQGLILVYVAYSMPFTVFFMHSFFRTLPTAVHEAAVIDGASHTRIFFQVMMPMAKPGLISVGIFNVLGQWNQYILPSVLMQPQTGSDPERYVLTQGLIQLQYQMGYETDLPVLFAGVTIAMIPMLVVYLSFQRQIQAGLTSATIK; translated from the coding sequence ATGACCACAGTTGTCAAAGCGCCGGGCGAGGCGGCAGCCGAGAAGAAGCGCTCCGCCGCCACCGGGCAGCCCCGCGGGAAGAACAAGAGCGGTTCCGACGGCATGGTGCTCAACGTCTTCTCGCACGGCTTCCTCGCCGTGTGGGGGATACTGATCGTCCTGCCGCTGATCTGGCTGGTGCTCGGCTCCTTCAAGACCGACGTGCAGATCGGCAGTTCGGCCCTGAGCTGGCCGTCCAACTGGCATTTCGACGCCTTCGGGCGTGCCTGGGACAAGGGCATCGGGGACTACTTCGCCAACACGCTGATCGTGATGGTGTTCTCGGTCCCGCTGACGATGCTGCTCGGCTCGATGGCCGCGTACGTCCTGGCCCGCTACCCCTTCCGGGGCAACCGGCCGATCTACTACTTCTTCGTCAGCGGGGCCATGTTCCCGGTCTTCCTGGCGCTCGTCCCGCTGTTCTTCATGGTGAAGCGGCTGGACATGCTCAACTCGTACCAGGGTCTGATCCTGGTGTACGTGGCGTACTCGATGCCGTTCACCGTCTTCTTCATGCACTCGTTCTTCCGGACGCTGCCGACGGCCGTGCACGAGGCGGCGGTGATCGACGGTGCCTCGCACACCCGGATCTTCTTCCAGGTGATGATGCCGATGGCCAAGCCCGGCCTGATCAGCGTGGGGATATTCAATGTCCTGGGGCAGTGGAACCAGTACATCCTCCCCTCCGTGCTGATGCAGCCGCAGACCGGATCGGACCCCGAGCGCTACGTGCTCACCCAGGGCCTGATCCAGCTGCAGTACCAGATGGGCTACGAGACGGACCTGCCGGTGCTGTTCGCCGGTGTGACCATCGCGATGATCCCGATGCTGGTGGTCTACCTGTCCTTCCAGCGGCAGATCCAGGCGGGCCTGACCTCCGCCACGATCAAGTAG
- a CDS encoding carbohydrate ABC transporter permease, translating into MSHVANSKGRGGFIAGFLILPLALYLTFVIWPYIQTFGYSFTNWTGQSPTFDFVGLDNYSALMKDEVFGGALLHNLLLLVFVPAITILISLFFAFMLNAGGRSGAGGVQGVAGSALYKVIYFFPQVLSLAILAVLFGAVYRSDEGGLLNGFLTTLGLVDPSHPIEWLNEPNFVLWCLLLVVVWHGVGFYLVLFSAAMQSVPKDIYEAALLDGAGRAQTFFKVTLPLLWDSVQTSAVYLGIAAMDMFVLVSTMTSGQFGGGPDHHSEVMATVLMRNFLYFGNAGYACAMGVVMLVLTLILSAITLRATRREHVEF; encoded by the coding sequence ATGAGCCACGTAGCAAACAGCAAGGGGCGGGGCGGCTTCATCGCCGGCTTCCTCATCCTGCCCCTTGCGCTGTACCTGACCTTTGTCATCTGGCCGTACATTCAGACGTTCGGCTATTCCTTCACCAACTGGACGGGTCAGTCACCGACTTTCGACTTCGTCGGGCTGGACAACTACTCGGCCTTGATGAAGGACGAGGTCTTCGGCGGCGCTCTGCTGCACAACCTGCTGCTCTTGGTGTTCGTCCCGGCGATCACCATCCTGATCTCCCTGTTCTTCGCCTTCATGCTGAACGCCGGAGGGCGCAGCGGAGCCGGCGGAGTTCAGGGAGTGGCGGGATCAGCCCTCTACAAGGTGATCTACTTCTTCCCGCAGGTGCTCTCCCTCGCCATCCTCGCGGTGCTCTTCGGAGCCGTGTACCGCAGTGACGAGGGGGGCCTGCTGAACGGTTTCCTCACCACACTGGGACTGGTCGACCCGTCCCACCCCATCGAATGGCTCAACGAGCCCAACTTCGTCCTCTGGTGCCTGCTGCTCGTCGTCGTATGGCACGGGGTCGGTTTCTACCTCGTCCTGTTCTCGGCGGCCATGCAGTCGGTCCCCAAGGACATCTACGAAGCCGCACTGCTCGACGGCGCGGGGCGCGCCCAGACCTTCTTCAAGGTCACGCTGCCCCTGCTGTGGGATTCTGTGCAGACCTCCGCGGTCTATCTCGGCATCGCCGCGATGGACATGTTCGTCCTCGTGTCGACCATGACCTCGGGCCAGTTCGGCGGCGGACCGGACCACCACAGCGAGGTCATGGCGACGGTGCTGATGCGTAACTTCCTCTACTTCGGCAATGCGGGCTACGCCTGCGCCATGGGGGTCGTGATGCTCGTCCTCACCCTGATCCTCTCCGCCATCACGCTGCGGGCCACTCGCCGCGAGCACGTCGAGTTCTAG
- the ngcE gene encoding N-acetylglucosamine/diacetylchitobiose ABC transporter substrate-binding protein has protein sequence MGSTSAHGENSNGEGFGRRDLIKRSAALGLIAVPTMSFLSACASGSEETTKGNESKVAVTKENPFGVAKGGKLDVVVFKGGYGDDYAKAWEAAFDKKWGTTSSHLSTQEITSKLQPRFNGGNPPDVVDDSGAQQIKLDVLAKGNQLADLTVVLDAPSLDDPAKKVRDTLMPGTIEGGMIGGKFVALQYVYTVWGLWYSGKLFKEKGWAAPKTWAEFMDICQKAKAAGIGGLAHQGKYPYYINVAIMDLIAKKGGLDAMKAIDNLEPNAFADNPIALEAVEAVYELVEKDLLMPGTNGLTHTESQTQWNQYKAAFITSGSWLENEQLKQTPEDFDMQFLPMPVLPGSKLPFEAIRAGAGEPFIVPEKAANKAGGLEFLRSMLSREWSTLFAQQANSLTVLKDGVDPAVKLRPGTQSAVAALKAAGDNTFNYRYGDWYSAMGTELENASNELMAKRIQPKEWIKRAQAAVNKATEDPNAKNNKRS, from the coding sequence ATGGGATCCACCTCCGCCCACGGCGAGAACAGCAACGGTGAGGGCTTCGGCCGCCGGGACCTGATCAAGCGCTCCGCGGCACTCGGACTGATCGCCGTACCGACGATGAGCTTCCTGTCCGCGTGCGCCTCCGGCTCCGAAGAGACCACCAAGGGCAACGAGTCCAAGGTGGCCGTCACCAAGGAGAACCCGTTCGGCGTCGCCAAGGGCGGCAAGCTCGACGTGGTCGTCTTCAAGGGCGGCTACGGCGACGACTACGCCAAGGCCTGGGAAGCGGCGTTCGACAAGAAGTGGGGCACCACTTCCTCGCACCTCTCCACCCAGGAGATCACCTCCAAGCTGCAGCCCCGCTTCAACGGCGGCAACCCGCCGGACGTCGTCGACGACTCCGGCGCCCAGCAGATCAAGCTGGACGTGCTCGCCAAGGGCAACCAGCTCGCCGACCTCACCGTGGTGCTCGACGCCCCGTCGCTCGACGACCCGGCCAAGAAGGTCCGGGACACGCTGATGCCCGGCACCATCGAAGGCGGCATGATCGGCGGCAAGTTCGTCGCCCTGCAGTACGTCTACACGGTCTGGGGCCTGTGGTACTCGGGCAAGCTCTTCAAGGAGAAGGGCTGGGCCGCGCCGAAGACCTGGGCCGAGTTCATGGACATCTGTCAGAAGGCCAAGGCGGCCGGCATCGGCGGTCTGGCCCACCAGGGCAAGTACCCGTACTACATCAACGTCGCCATCATGGACCTGATCGCCAAGAAGGGCGGCCTGGATGCCATGAAGGCGATCGACAACCTGGAGCCGAACGCCTTCGCGGACAACCCGATCGCCCTGGAGGCCGTCGAGGCGGTCTACGAGCTGGTCGAGAAGGACCTGCTCATGCCGGGCACCAACGGCCTGACGCACACCGAGTCCCAGACCCAGTGGAACCAGTACAAGGCCGCCTTCATCACCTCCGGCTCCTGGCTGGAGAACGAGCAGCTCAAGCAGACCCCCGAAGACTTCGACATGCAGTTCCTGCCGATGCCGGTGCTGCCCGGCTCGAAGCTGCCCTTCGAGGCCATCCGCGCCGGCGCCGGCGAGCCCTTCATCGTCCCGGAGAAGGCCGCCAACAAGGCCGGTGGCCTGGAGTTCCTCCGCTCGATGCTGTCCCGCGAGTGGTCGACCCTCTTCGCCCAGCAGGCCAACTCCCTCACCGTCCTCAAGGACGGCGTGGACCCGGCGGTCAAGCTCCGCCCGGGCACCCAGTCGGCCGTCGCCGCCCTCAAGGCGGCCGGGGACAACACGTTCAACTACCGCTACGGCGACTGGTACAGCGCGATGGGTACCGAGCTGGAGAACGCGTCCAATGAGCTGATGGCGAAGCGCATCCAGCCCAAGGAATGGATCAAGCGGGCCCAGGCTGCGGTAAACAAGGCGACCGAGGACCCGAACGCCAAGAACAACAAGCGCAGCTGA
- the acnA gene encoding aconitate hydratase AcnA, which produces MKETVVSANSFDARSTLQVGDESYEIFKLDKVEGSARLPYSLKVLLENLLRTEDGANITADHIRSLGNWDSQAQPSEEIQFTPARVIMQDFTGVPCVVDLATMREAVKALGGDPAKINPLSPAEMVIDHSVIADKFGTAEAFSQNVELEYGRNKERYQFLRWGQTAFDDFKVVPPGTGIVHQVNIEHLARTVMVRNGQAYPDTLVGTDSHTTMVNGLGVLGWGVGGIEAEAAMLGQPVSMLIPRVVGFKLTGELPAGTTATDLVLTITEMLRKHGVVGKFVEFYGEGVAATSLANRATIGNMSPEFGSTAAIFPIDDETLKYLRLTGRDAQQVALVEAYAKAQGLWLDPAAEPDFSEKLELDLSTVVPSIAGPKRPQDRIILANASQQFAQDVRNYVSDDEEAGKESFPASDSPAAANGVPSKPTPVTLADGTSFEIDHGAVTVAAITSCTNTSNPYVMVAAALVAKKAVEKGLARKPWVKTTLAPGSKVVTDYFDKAGLTPYLDKMGFNLVGYGCTTCIGNSGPLEEEISKAINDADLAVTSVLSGNRNFEGRINPDVKMNYLASPPLVVAYAIAGSMKVDITRDAIATDSEGNPVFLKDIWPTEAEVNDVVANAIGEDMFSKSYQDVFAGDAQWQALSIPTGNTFEWDPQSTYVRKPPYFEGMTMETTPVSDIAGARVLAKLGDSVTTDHISPAGAIKADTPAGKYLTEHGVERRDFNSYGSRRGNHEVMIRGTFANIRLRNQIAAGTEGGFTRDFTVEGAPVSFIYDASQNYQAAGIPLVILAGKEYGSGSSRDWAAKGTALLGVKAVIAESYERIHRSNLIGMGVLPLQYPEGVTAASLGLTGEESFSFTGVEELNNGTTPRTVKVTTDTGVEFDAVVRIDTPGEADYYRNGGIMQYVLRNLIRG; this is translated from the coding sequence ATGAAGGAGACTGTCGTGTCGGCGAACAGCTTCGACGCCCGCAGCACGCTGCAGGTGGGCGACGAGTCGTACGAGATCTTCAAGCTGGACAAGGTCGAGGGCTCCGCCCGCCTTCCCTACAGCCTGAAGGTCCTGCTGGAGAACCTGCTCCGTACCGAGGACGGCGCGAACATCACCGCCGACCACATCCGGTCGCTCGGAAACTGGGACTCGCAGGCCCAGCCCAGCGAGGAGATCCAGTTCACGCCGGCCCGCGTGATCATGCAGGACTTCACCGGCGTTCCCTGCGTCGTGGACCTCGCCACCATGCGCGAGGCCGTGAAGGCCCTCGGCGGCGACCCGGCGAAGATCAACCCGCTCTCGCCCGCCGAGATGGTCATCGACCACTCGGTCATCGCCGACAAGTTCGGCACGGCCGAGGCGTTCAGCCAGAACGTCGAGCTGGAGTACGGCCGCAACAAGGAGCGCTACCAGTTCCTGCGCTGGGGCCAGACCGCCTTCGACGACTTCAAGGTCGTCCCCCCGGGCACCGGCATCGTCCACCAGGTCAACATCGAGCACCTGGCCCGTACGGTCATGGTCCGCAACGGCCAGGCGTACCCCGACACCCTCGTCGGCACCGACTCGCACACCACGATGGTCAACGGCCTGGGCGTACTGGGCTGGGGCGTCGGCGGCATCGAGGCCGAGGCCGCGATGCTCGGCCAGCCGGTCTCCATGCTGATCCCGCGCGTCGTGGGCTTCAAGCTGACCGGCGAGCTGCCGGCCGGCACCACCGCCACCGACCTCGTGCTGACCATCACCGAGATGCTCCGCAAGCACGGCGTCGTCGGCAAGTTCGTCGAGTTCTACGGTGAGGGCGTCGCCGCCACCTCCCTCGCGAACCGCGCCACCATCGGCAACATGTCGCCGGAGTTCGGTTCCACCGCCGCGATCTTCCCGATCGACGACGAGACCCTGAAGTACCTGCGCCTGACCGGCCGCGACGCCCAGCAGGTCGCGCTCGTCGAGGCGTACGCCAAGGCCCAGGGCCTGTGGCTGGACCCGGCCGCCGAGCCGGACTTCTCCGAGAAGCTGGAGCTCGACCTCTCCACGGTCGTCCCCTCCATCGCCGGCCCCAAGCGCCCGCAGGACCGCATCATCCTCGCGAACGCCTCCCAGCAGTTCGCCCAGGACGTGCGCAACTACGTCTCCGACGACGAGGAGGCCGGCAAGGAGTCCTTCCCGGCGTCCGACTCCCCGGCGGCGGCCAACGGCGTTCCCAGCAAGCCCACCCCGGTGACCCTGGCCGACGGCACCTCCTTCGAGATCGACCACGGCGCCGTCACCGTCGCCGCGATCACCTCGTGCACCAACACCTCGAACCCCTACGTCATGGTCGCCGCGGCGCTCGTGGCGAAGAAGGCCGTCGAGAAGGGCCTCGCCCGCAAGCCGTGGGTCAAGACCACCCTGGCCCCGGGCTCGAAGGTCGTCACCGACTACTTCGACAAGGCCGGCCTGACCCCGTACCTCGACAAGATGGGCTTCAACCTCGTCGGGTACGGCTGCACCACCTGCATCGGCAACTCGGGTCCGCTGGAGGAGGAGATCTCCAAGGCGATCAACGACGCCGACCTCGCGGTCACCTCGGTCCTCTCGGGCAACCGCAACTTCGAGGGCCGCATCAACCCCGACGTCAAGATGAACTACCTGGCCTCCCCGCCGCTGGTCGTCGCGTACGCCATCGCGGGCTCCATGAAGGTGGACATCACCCGGGACGCCATCGCCACCGACTCCGAGGGCAACCCGGTCTTCCTGAAGGACATCTGGCCCACCGAGGCCGAGGTCAACGACGTCGTCGCGAACGCGATCGGCGAAGACATGTTCAGCAAGTCCTACCAGGACGTCTTCGCGGGCGACGCCCAGTGGCAGGCGCTGTCGATCCCGACGGGCAACACCTTCGAGTGGGACCCGCAGTCCACCTACGTGCGCAAGCCCCCTTACTTCGAGGGCATGACGATGGAGACCACCCCGGTCTCCGACATCGCCGGCGCCCGTGTGCTGGCGAAGCTGGGCGACTCGGTCACCACCGACCACATCTCCCCGGCCGGTGCGATCAAGGCCGACACCCCGGCCGGCAAGTACCTCACGGAGCACGGCGTCGAGCGCCGCGACTTCAACTCGTACGGTTCCCGCCGCGGAAACCACGAGGTCATGATCCGCGGTACGTTCGCCAACATTCGCCTCCGCAACCAGATCGCGGCGGGCACCGAGGGCGGCTTCACCCGCGACTTCACGGTCGAGGGCGCGCCGGTCTCCTTCATCTACGACGCCTCGCAGAACTACCAGGCCGCCGGCATCCCGCTGGTCATCCTGGCGGGCAAGGAGTACGGCTCGGGCTCGTCGCGCGACTGGGCCGCCAAGGGCACCGCCCTGCTCGGCGTCAAGGCCGTCATCGCGGAGTCCTACGAGCGCATCCACCGCTCCAACCTGATCGGCATGGGCGTCCTGCCCCTGCAGTACCCCGAGGGCGTCACGGCGGCCTCCCTGGGCCTCACCGGCGAGGAGTCCTTCTCCTTCACCGGTGTGGAGGAGCTGAACAACGGCACCACCCCGCGCACGGTCAAGGTGACCACCGACACCGGCGTGGAGTTCGACGCGGTCGTCCGCATCGACACCCCGGGCGAGGCCGACTACTACCGCAACGGCGGCATCATGCAGTACGTGCTCCGCAACCTCATCCGCGGCTAA
- a CDS encoding LacI family DNA-binding transcriptional regulator: MPVPFLHAPGHVPMPAPAPVPGPTLADIARAAEVSTATVSHALNGTGRVGESTRRRVREVAGGLGYGARRGPHNRSLGIAVTTYAGFAWDFAKIAYYARLLLAATSAAHAHGYALTTLPADRGAEPLWHTLAVDGMLLIDSPADDPVLRALRARGVPVVFDGPPADPRPGDVWVDNDHTATTREVLDHLAASGARRIALQAGYGGEFYTGAVTSAYEHWCAERRRVPLVIPFDPNDDAGHAFDSAFAGPDRPDAVYCVYDPGGRQVLAAAARHAIAIPGADPSPGPGPSPVPGSGPGPEEKGLLLVCASEDPAYAENDPAVTTVTFDPERIAESAVSSLVKLIESGHAQSTGRLTVPAGLRVRASSRPPGMY; encoded by the coding sequence GTGCCCGTCCCCTTCCTTCACGCACCCGGACATGTCCCGATGCCCGCGCCCGCGCCCGTGCCCGGTCCGACCCTGGCCGACATCGCCCGCGCCGCCGAGGTCTCCACCGCGACCGTCTCGCACGCGCTCAACGGCACCGGCCGCGTCGGCGAGTCCACCCGCCGCCGGGTGCGCGAGGTCGCCGGGGGCCTGGGCTACGGAGCCCGGCGCGGCCCGCACAACCGCAGCCTGGGCATCGCCGTGACCACGTACGCCGGCTTCGCCTGGGACTTCGCCAAGATCGCCTACTACGCCCGGCTGCTCCTCGCCGCGACCTCGGCGGCGCACGCCCACGGCTACGCCCTGACCACGCTGCCCGCCGACCGCGGCGCCGAGCCGCTGTGGCACACCCTGGCGGTGGACGGGATGCTGCTGATCGACAGTCCGGCCGACGACCCGGTGCTGCGCGCACTGCGGGCGCGGGGGGTGCCGGTGGTCTTCGACGGGCCTCCCGCCGATCCGCGGCCGGGCGACGTATGGGTGGACAACGACCACACCGCCACCACGCGCGAGGTACTGGACCACCTGGCGGCCTCCGGGGCCCGGCGGATCGCGCTGCAGGCGGGCTACGGCGGGGAGTTCTACACCGGGGCCGTCACCTCAGCCTATGAACACTGGTGCGCCGAGCGGCGCCGGGTCCCGCTCGTGATCCCCTTCGACCCCAATGACGACGCCGGGCACGCCTTCGACTCCGCCTTCGCGGGGCCGGACCGGCCCGACGCCGTGTACTGCGTATACGACCCGGGGGGCCGGCAGGTGCTGGCCGCCGCCGCGCGCCACGCCATCGCCATCCCCGGCGCCGACCCGTCCCCAGGCCCCGGCCCGTCCCCCGTACCGGGATCCGGCCCCGGCCCGGAGGAGAAGGGCCTGCTGCTGGTCTGTGCCAGCGAGGACCCGGCGTACGCCGAGAACGATCCTGCCGTGACCACCGTCACCTTCGATCCTGAGCGGATCGCGGAATCGGCGGTTTCGTCCCTGGTCAAGCTCATCGAATCCGGACATGCGCAATCCACTGGGCGGCTCACCGTTCCGGCGGGCCTCAGGGTGCGTGCCTCGTCCCGGCCCCCCGGCATGTACTAG
- a CDS encoding amidohydrolase encodes MRPSPSPRSPLSDRSPLSRRGLLAAAGAAGAAGLLGAAPAAAAPAPSAGGRNSAALVIRNASVFTGVPGTERRGPVRAVAVGRDGKILATGTDAALRRYVGRDTEVLDARGNTVMSGIHDGHVHPLGAGERSLSPSLESAETTPAELLEILTGFLADTGGAGAKPDGWLVVEDWNPVGLLPVGTAPHHSMLDALPTRRPIVLIGGDGHNCWANQRALDIAGITAATPDPVGGKVVKGADGKPTGVLKDDAQGLVRHLIPEHTRAELVAACAEALGLAAASGITTMMDALVGRRELELYQALSAAGRLPQRIVPAIRLDADQAKDPAGSLAYARGLRREFGGVRGLRFGMIKVFLDGVIEYPAQTAALLEPYLDGNGKPTANRGELYTSAADYGRLSAAFNRAGWQMHAHGLGDRAVRTALDGYEYARKVTGRRDARNAVAHLQIVDPADLRRFARLGVAACMQLQWATRDTWTVEALLPYIGPERHRWLYPARSLERAGARLAGGSDWPVDALQVWNQLRTAIDRQGAVGAGELYRQQEALSRDTTLRMHTSGTAWQLRQEELTGTLEPGKAADLVVLDRDVTRCPVADISGTGVRMTLVGGRVVHEADSASGRAASARLARAAAAGARPASYASVHGGGGKGRHHACGH; translated from the coding sequence ATGCGTCCTTCTCCCTCCCCCCGGTCCCCGCTGTCCGACCGCTCCCCCCTGTCCCGCCGGGGGCTCCTCGCGGCCGCCGGAGCCGCGGGAGCGGCGGGTCTGCTGGGCGCGGCACCCGCCGCGGCCGCGCCCGCCCCGTCCGCCGGCGGGCGGAACTCGGCCGCGCTGGTGATCCGCAACGCCTCGGTTTTCACGGGGGTCCCCGGGACCGAACGCCGGGGCCCCGTGCGGGCCGTCGCGGTCGGCCGGGACGGGAAGATCCTGGCCACCGGGACCGACGCGGCACTGCGCCGGTACGTGGGCCGGGACACCGAGGTGCTCGACGCCCGCGGCAACACCGTGATGAGCGGGATCCACGACGGCCACGTCCACCCGCTCGGGGCCGGCGAGCGCTCGCTGTCCCCCTCCCTGGAGAGTGCGGAGACCACCCCGGCCGAGCTCCTGGAGATCCTGACCGGCTTCCTCGCCGACACCGGCGGCGCGGGCGCCAAGCCCGACGGCTGGCTGGTGGTCGAGGACTGGAACCCGGTCGGGCTGCTCCCCGTGGGCACCGCTCCGCACCACTCGATGCTGGACGCGCTCCCGACCCGGCGGCCGATCGTCCTGATCGGCGGCGACGGACACAACTGCTGGGCCAATCAGCGGGCCCTGGACATCGCCGGGATCACGGCGGCCACGCCCGACCCGGTCGGCGGCAAGGTGGTCAAGGGCGCGGACGGGAAGCCGACGGGGGTCCTCAAGGACGACGCCCAGGGGCTGGTGCGTCACCTGATACCGGAGCACACCCGCGCCGAGCTGGTCGCGGCGTGCGCCGAGGCGCTGGGGCTGGCCGCCGCGTCCGGGATCACCACGATGATGGACGCCCTGGTGGGGCGCCGCGAACTGGAGCTGTACCAGGCGCTCTCCGCGGCGGGCCGGCTGCCACAGCGGATCGTCCCCGCGATCCGGCTGGACGCGGACCAGGCCAAGGACCCGGCGGGCTCGCTGGCGTACGCGCGCGGCCTGCGGCGGGAGTTCGGGGGCGTGCGGGGCCTCCGCTTCGGGATGATCAAGGTGTTCCTCGACGGGGTCATCGAGTACCCGGCGCAGACCGCCGCCCTGCTGGAGCCGTACCTCGACGGGAACGGCAAGCCGACCGCGAACCGGGGCGAGCTCTACACCTCGGCCGCGGACTACGGCCGGCTCAGCGCCGCCTTCAACCGAGCGGGCTGGCAGATGCACGCCCACGGGCTCGGAGACCGGGCGGTGCGCACCGCCCTGGACGGGTACGAGTACGCCCGCAAGGTGACGGGGCGGCGCGACGCCCGCAACGCGGTGGCGCACCTGCAGATCGTGGACCCCGCGGACCTGCGGCGCTTCGCGCGGCTCGGGGTCGCGGCGTGCATGCAGCTCCAGTGGGCCACGCGGGACACCTGGACGGTGGAGGCGCTGCTCCCCTACATCGGGCCCGAGCGGCACCGGTGGCTGTACCCGGCGCGCAGCCTGGAGAGGGCGGGCGCGCGGCTGGCGGGCGGTTCGGACTGGCCGGTGGACGCCCTGCAGGTGTGGAACCAGCTCCGGACGGCGATCGACCGGCAGGGCGCGGTGGGGGCGGGCGAGCTGTACCGGCAGCAGGAGGCGCTGAGCCGGGACACCACGCTGCGGATGCACACCTCGGGAACGGCGTGGCAGCTCCGCCAGGAGGAGCTGACCGGAACGCTGGAGCCGGGCAAGGCGGCGGACCTGGTGGTCCTGGACCGGGACGTGACGCGCTGTCCGGTGGCCGACATCAGCGGGACGGGCGTACGCATGACCCTGGTCGGCGGCCGTGTCGTGCACGAAGCGGATTCGGCGTCGGGCCGGGCGGCTTCGGCCCGGCTGGCCCGCGCGGCGGCGGCGGGCGCGCGCCCGGCCTCGTACGCCTCGGTCCACGGCGGTGGCGGCAAGGGCCGGCACCACGCCTGCGGGCACTGA
- a CDS encoding haloalkane dehalogenase, translating into MPVIDVLDSTVYYEELGAPDGVPFVFLHGNPTSSHLWRGVLPRIGGRVRVLAPDLIGMGRSGKPGGEYRFADHARYLEAWFDALGLDEFVLVGQDWGGALAFDLAARRPEQVRGLAFMETILRPMTWEEYPPAARARFEAIRTPGVGEEMILERNLFIEDSIGKTVLNTMSEADHAVYAAPYPTPESRVPLLRFARSLPIGGEPADVVARVEAYDAWLAASPQVPKLLLHFDGSPALMVGPELVAWSEENISALESEYCGAAAHLCPEDRPEEIAAAVTAWAARHGLAG; encoded by the coding sequence ATGCCCGTCATCGACGTACTCGACTCGACCGTGTACTACGAGGAGCTCGGCGCCCCCGACGGCGTCCCCTTCGTCTTCCTGCACGGCAACCCGACCTCCTCCCACCTGTGGCGGGGCGTACTGCCCCGGATCGGGGGCCGGGTCCGCGTCCTCGCCCCCGACCTCATCGGGATGGGCCGCTCCGGCAAGCCCGGCGGCGAGTACCGCTTCGCCGACCACGCCCGCTACCTCGAAGCCTGGTTCGACGCCCTCGGCCTCGACGAGTTCGTCCTCGTCGGACAGGACTGGGGCGGGGCGCTCGCCTTCGACCTGGCCGCCCGCCGCCCGGAGCAGGTCCGCGGCCTCGCCTTCATGGAGACGATCCTGCGGCCGATGACCTGGGAGGAGTACCCGCCCGCGGCCCGCGCCCGGTTCGAGGCGATCCGTACCCCGGGAGTGGGGGAGGAGATGATCCTGGAGCGGAACCTCTTCATCGAGGACAGCATCGGCAAGACCGTGCTGAACACGATGAGCGAGGCCGACCACGCCGTCTACGCCGCCCCCTACCCCACCCCCGAGAGCCGGGTCCCCCTGCTCCGCTTCGCCCGCTCCCTGCCGATCGGCGGCGAACCGGCCGACGTGGTCGCCCGGGTCGAGGCCTACGACGCCTGGCTGGCCGCCAGCCCGCAGGTGCCCAAGCTCCTGCTCCACTTCGACGGCTCGCCCGCCCTGATGGTCGGCCCCGAGCTGGTCGCGTGGAGCGAGGAGAACATCTCCGCGCTGGAGAGCGAGTACTGCGGCGCCGCCGCGCACCTCTGCCCTGAGGACCGGCCCGAGGAGATCGCCGCCGCCGTCACGGCCTGGGCCGCGCGCCACGGCCTTGCGGGCTGA
- a CDS encoding MarR family winged helix-turn-helix transcriptional regulator: MTTEEDQGASALPERLRELPSRLLSQASAHATRLVTEGLSGADARKWHYATLVALDEFGPASQAALSGRTDIHRSDLVAVINELAARELVERTPDPADRRRNVITLTTAGRRRLRKLEQLLAAAQEELLSPLSAPEREQLVDLLGRLVAHHARGGPTMGADGR; this comes from the coding sequence ATGACCACGGAAGAGGACCAGGGCGCCTCCGCCCTCCCGGAGCGACTGCGCGAACTGCCCAGCCGACTGCTCTCCCAGGCCTCGGCGCACGCCACACGGCTCGTCACCGAGGGGCTGAGCGGGGCGGACGCCCGCAAATGGCACTACGCGACCCTGGTGGCCCTGGACGAGTTCGGGCCCGCGAGCCAGGCGGCCCTGAGCGGCCGCACCGACATCCACCGCAGCGACCTGGTCGCCGTCATCAACGAACTCGCCGCGCGCGAGCTGGTCGAGAGGACCCCCGACCCCGCCGACCGGCGGCGCAACGTCATCACCCTCACGACCGCCGGCCGGCGCCGCCTGCGCAAGCTGGAGCAACTGCTCGCCGCGGCCCAGGAGGAGCTTCTGTCCCCTTTGTCCGCGCCGGAGCGCGAGCAGCTCGTCGACCTGCTCGGGCGGCTCGTCGCGCACCACGCACGCGGCGGCCCCACGATGGGAGCTGACGGGCGGTAA